The Syngnathus typhle isolate RoL2023-S1 ecotype Sweden linkage group LG1, RoL_Styp_1.0, whole genome shotgun sequence genome includes a window with the following:
- the LOC133156279 gene encoding C-type mannose receptor 2-like: protein MMTPPAARLALVLLSCIVWKLYSCVDGSTEACDTGNGWTLHGSHCYKKMETPNGWLGARYDCVLEGGDLVSFTDENKQDFVKGQMGDKPFWIGLSNLDCTEEWCWFYEAGEKELTWSNTSMTPDYTNWDTRQTGSSNVASCAYVNQGVHPYGNNQPGKWRHGSCASSLAYMCERPLDACSNGRTCSHKESGSIYNQLETSFCDSGEFLYKDSCYHFEETKTTWQAGEDFCKNKGGHLASVHSQVDGEFLYGHARGDGWYWVGLKKTNGKLEWSDGSPTARPEISSGIFR from the exons ATGATGACCCCGCCGGCTGCGCGCCTGGCGCTGGTTCTTCTGTCTTGCATTGTATGGAAGTTGTACAGCTGCGTAGACG GATCAACCGAGGCATGTGACACAGGCAACGGATGGACTCTTCACGGCTCCcactgctacaagaagatggagacccccaacggttggctgggggctcgttACGACTGCGTCTTAGAGGGCGGCGACCTTGTCTCCTTCACCGACGAGAACAAGCAAGACTTTGTGAAGGGGCAGATGGGCGACAAGccgttctggatcggactctccaatctg GACTGCACAGAGGAGTGGTGTTGGTTTTATGAAGCGGGAGAAAAGGAGCTGACTTGGTCCAACACCAGTATGACGCCGGACTACACCAATTGGGACACGCGTCAAACGGGAAG CTCCAATGTTGcttcctgcgcctacgtcaaccaaggtgtgcacCCCTATGGTAACAATCAGCCTGGCAAGTGGAGACATGGCTCGTGCGCATCCTCCTTGGCGTACATGTGCGAGCGGCCGCTCGACG CCTGCTCGAATGGACGTACCTGTTCCCACAAAGAATCTGGTTCCATTTACAATCAACTGGAGA CTTCCTTCTGTGACTCTGGCGAGTTCCTGTACAAGGACTCGTGTTACCATTTTGAGGAGACAAAAACAACCTGGCAAGCGGGTGAGGATTTCTGCAAGAACAAGGGAGGTCACCTGGCCAGCGTCCACTCACAGGTTGACGGAGAATTTTTGTATG GTCACGCGCGAGGTGATGGATGGTATtgggtgggactcaagaagaCCAATGGCAAGTTGGAGTGGAGCGACGGATCACCCACA GCAAGGCCAGAGATTTCTTCCGGTATCTTCCGGTGA
- the LOC133156178 gene encoding endothelin-1 receptor-like has product MLSSLLVVLLLSAQSRCHGNISTDPGDTESPSSRSDSSAIPGCTRTTAIDGTFKCINTVVSCLIFVVGVVGNVTLLRIIYQNKSMRNGPNALIASLALGDLIYIAVDVPINVYKLLAMRWPFEDSRFGLVLCKLFPFLQKASVGITVLNLCALSVDRYRAVASWSRLPSKGIPTATAAEILAIWLLSAALAAPEAVGFDMVTFEYNNVTMTTCMLRPTTPFMTFYRDVKDWWLFAFYFCVPLACSAIFYGLMTCEMLRHRNGSLRIALSEHLKQRRDVAKAVFCLVLIFALCWFPLHLSRLLKRTSYKSHDAHRCDLLNFLLVLDYFSINMATINSCINPIILYFVSRKFKNCFKSCLCCWCQSNSELLYKHTQS; this is encoded by the exons ATGCTGTCTTCACTGCTGGTTGTTTTGCTTCTATCAGCCCAGTCCCGTTGCCATGGGAACATCTCAACTGACCCAGGTGACACGGAATCTCCCTCGTCCCGGTCCGACTCTTCCGCCATCCCCGGCTGCACGAGGACCACGGCCATCGACGGTACCTTCAAGTGCATCAACACCGTCGTGTCGTGCCTCATCTTTGTCGTGGGCGTCGTCGGCAACGTCACCCTGTTGAGGATCATCTACCAGAATAAAAGCATGAGGAACGGCCCTAACGCTCTCATTGCCAGCTTGGCCCTGGGTGACCTCATCTATATTGCCGTTGACGTTCCCATCAACGTATACAAG CTTTTAGCTATGCGCTGGCCCTTTGAGGACAGCCGCTTTGGTCTCGTCCTATGCAAGCTCTTCCCCTTCCTCCAGAAAGCCTCGGTCGGCATCACCGTCCTCAACCTGTGCGCTCTCAGCGTGGACAG GTACCGCGCAGTGGCATCCTGGTCACGGTTACCGAGCAAGGGCATTCCCACGGCAACGGCGGCGGAGATCCTGGCCATCTGGCTGCTGTCGGCCGCTCTAgccgcgcccgaggccgtcgGCTTCGACATGGTCACCTTTGAGTACAACAACGTTACCATGACGACCTGCATGCTCCGGCCCACTACGCCATTTATGACG TTTTATCGGGACGTCAAGGACTGGTGGTTGTTTGCTTTCTATTTCTGCGTCCCGCTGGCGTGCTCCGCCATCTTTTACGGCTTGATGACCTGCGAAATGCTCCGACACCGCAATGGAAGTCTGCGGATTGCATTGAGTGAACACTTGAAGCAG CGTCGTGACGTGGCCAAAGCCGTCTTCTGCCTGGTGCTGATCTTCGCGCTGTGCTGGTTCCCGTTACATCTCAGTCGCTTGCTCAAGAGGACCAGCTACAAATCTCACGACGCACATCGATGTGACCTCTTGAA CTTCCTGTTGGTGTTGGACTACTTCAGCATCAACATGGCCACCATTAACTCCTGTATTAATCCCATCATCCTCTATTTTGTCTCCAGGAAGTTCAAAAACTGCTTCAAG TCCTGTTTGTGTTGCTGGTGCCAATCCAACTCCGAGCTGCTGTACAAGCACACGCAAAGCTGA
- the LOC133165331 gene encoding C-type mannose receptor 2-like, whose protein sequence is MGWTLHGSHCYKKMETTNGWLGARHDCLWEGGDLVSITSKDEEDFVKGQMDDKPFWIGLSNLNCKEDWCQFLDVGEKKLTWSDTSMTPTYTNWDPRQKGSSNVESCAYVNQGVEVYNQAGKWRHGSCQSSLAYMCKWSPDDCPDGWPCSYKGLGYRYNRVETSFCDSGEFLYQDSCYHFEGARKTWQAAEDFCKDKGGHLASLHSLVVGKFLFAHVRRDGQGWLAWLGLRKNNGNFEWSDRSYPDDVPWYNSYRLSECSKLAFDGNAHPTQCDDLRPSICRKGKAREFLPLLLTPTSASGKSTKCGWWEENPDNDGFCYLINSKPTKTWKEARDKCARLSGNLLGITDSQEHAFIQGLVPKASSLWLDTDDTTVEDGSEQSAQSSPDSVQLAAAGDSSDPSGRRCNFLSGEGGGEVGDCKKKRGYVCKRRVVQTCETNQGWRRFGSNCYKKMETTNGWLGARYDCVWEGGDLVSITSPYEESFVKKQMGDEPFWIGLSNLNCDKTWCQFFEAGQKRLTWSNTAVTLNYFNWHSGQEGRAKLQSCAYVNQGVDDHNQPGRWRYGSCGSSLAYMCKRTPDDCPEGQLCSYKDYGLGYHRMETSASFCDSGDFLYKDSCYHFWGMEQTWKEAEKFCQESKGHLASVLSRDEGQFLAGHMPYKGGLQSWVGLKKHDGLFKWSDATPAGKIEWVPERPAGRGDCAALSLTGKHEDQPCTDIQPFICKKAKVQDSLLPPPPGQSAKCGRWEDRPSSDFCYLIQHRPTKAWKAARDDCLRHGGDLLSITDSHEQAFIQSLYIFLPSAPSLWLGVNNNITKDVSGWTDGSPLGYVVMDEDDPGDPSGASCLSLLTRTGRWKFDDCPKKRGYICKKRGIIPKPPQQPHDALMDPEASCDAKNGWNPHGSNCYKKVETPNGWLGARQDCLWEGGDLVSISSFYEESFVKKQMGDKPFWIGLSNLDCNKDWCQFFEEGEKKLTWSDTGVTPVYANRDSRQDGSSNIEACAYVNQGVHSSSQPGKWRHGSCGSSLAYMCKRSPDNCPEGQLCSYKDYVLDYHRVETSYCDPGDFLYKGSCYHFGRMERTWEDAEKFCQESKGHLASVLSWDEGKFLAAHAPYVGGLQSWVGLKKNKDNFEWSDATPAGKIEWVPNRPAGRGDCVALSQTGKLEDWPCTNIQPFICKEAKVQDFVLPPPAGRSAKCGWWLERPSSDFCYLIQRKRTKTWEEARDDCLRHGGDLLSIADSHEQAFIQITSKVMYTALPSAPSLWLGVNNNIAKDGSEWTDGSPLGYVVMDEDDSGDLSGASCLSLLTSNGRWRFDDCQKKRGYMCKKRGNSPKPPQPHDGFKEILVCNKHSADLVCEAEGQKQSRISIQSAFYGRRSDDVCQEDADSNDDYSLDYDDSLGNEDTCSVEGIVPRYRKLCNSQQKCHIELLEDESCPAPSNYLQMVYSCEQKVCLDSLGIADGSVADSSFKASSSMEDATPEKARLNGESCWKPSKNALGSWILVNLGYMRKVTAIVTQGCDSTDTRSWDIPLEMRLSVDRKKWTKHPDGKFIGGGTHLLEKPAFAQYVRILPLENRPEFGLRFDILGCPHEDKTTCARKFNSLRITDWMTFYCPPGCAKYFVAGTLVYSADSHICAAAIHAGVIRNDIGGDCIVMRAPKQQVYTSSTGNGITSGHLNDPLGVSHTFADGEPRCAAPDWEEFARFCYKTFDEEKNWDDAQLVCRSLGAELVSIRSEMEQASVKTVSHLETSDMWTGLNDLALPGTLVWSDRHKVTFTHWAAGEPIQRVGLDQHCVAVLRQTGRWKRMSCAQVNSFMCKMPTAHFPIASPEPQVAP, encoded by the exons ATGGGATGGACTCTTCACGGCTCCCACTGTTACAAGAAGATGGAGAcaaccaacggttggctgggggctcgtcacgactgcctctgggagggcggcgaccttgTTTCCATCACCTCCAAGGACgaggaagactttgtgaagGGACAAATGGACGACAAGccgttctggatcggactctccaatcta AACTGCAAAGAGGACTGGTGTCAGTTTTTGGATGTGGGAGAAAAGAAGCTGACTTGGTCCGACACCAGTATGACGCCGACCTACACCAACTGGGACCCGCGTCAAAAGGGAAG CTCCAACGTtgagtcctgcgcctacgtcaaccaaggtgtgGAGGTCTACAATCAGGCTGGAAAGTGGAGACATGGCTCGTGCCAATCCTCCTTGGCGTACATGTGCAAGTGGTCCCCGGATG ACTGCCCGGACGGATGGCCGTGTTCCTACAAAGGCTTGGGTTACCGTTACAATCGAGTtgaga CTTCCTTCTGCGACTCTGGCGAGTTCCTGTACCAGGACTCTTGTTACCATTTTGAGGGGGCACGTAAAACCTGGCAAGCGGCTGAGGATTTCTGCAAGGACAAGGGAGGTCACCTGGCCAGCCTCCACTCACTGGTTGTCGGAAAATTTTTGTTTG CTCACGTGCGGCGAGATGGACAAGGATGGTTGGCTTGGTTGGGACTCAGGAAGAACAATGGCAACTTTGAGTGGAGCGACAGATCATATCCA GATGATGTCCCGTGGTATAATTCATACAGATTATCTGAGTGCTCCAAATTGGCATTTGATGGTAACGCTCACCCGACCCAATGCGATGACCttcgtccatccatctgtcgaAAAG GCAAGGCCAGAGAATTTCTTCCGCTTCTTCTGACGCCGACATCAGCATCAG GCAAGAGCACAAAGTGCGGCTGGTGGGAGGAAAACCCCGACAACGACggcttctgctacctgatcaactccaagcccaccaagacctggaAGGAGGCGCGAGACAAGTGCGCCCGCCTCAGCGGCAACCTGCTCGGCATCACCGACTCGCAGGAACACGCCTTCATCCAAG GTCTCGTGCCAAAGGCTTCCTCTTTGTGGTTGGACACCGACGACACCACGGTCGAAGACGGCAGCGAGCAGTCGGCCCAATCCTCACCCGATTCCGTCCAGTTAGCCGCCGCAG GTGACTCCAGTGACCCCTCCGGCCGACGCTGCAACTTTCTCAGTGGCGAGGGCGGCGGAGAAGTCGGCGATTGCAAGAAGAAGCGCGGCTACGTCTGCAAGAGAAGAG TCGTTCAGACATGTGAAACAAACCAAGGGTGGCGTCGCTTCGGCTccaactgctacaagaagatggagaccaccaacggttggctgggggctcgttacgactgcgtctgggagggcggcgacctggtctccatcACCTCGCCCTACGAGGAAAGCTTTGTGAAGAAGCAAATGGGCGACGAGCccttctggatcggactctccaatctg AACTGCGACAAGACCTGGTGTCAGTTTTTTGAAGCGGGACAAAAGAGGCTGACTTGGTCCAACACCGCTGTGACGCTGAACTACTTCAACTGGCACTCGGGTCAAGAAGGAAG AGCCAAGCTTcagtcctgcgcctacgtcaaccaaggtgtgGACGACCATAATCAGCCTGGAAGGTGGAGATATGGCTCGTGCGGATCCTCCTTGGCGTACATGTGCAAGAGGACGCCCGACG ACTGCCCGGAGGGACAGCtgtgttcctacaaagactACGGATTGGGCTACCATCGCatggaga CTTCAGCTTCCTTCTGTGACTCTGGCGACTTCCTGTACAAGGACTCTTGCTATCACTTTTGGGGGATGGAACAAACTTGGAAGGAGGCCGAGAAGTTCTGCCAAGAATCGAAAGGTCACCTGGCCAGCGTCCTCTCACGGGACGAGGGCCAATTCTTGGCTG GTCACATGCCCTACAAAGGAGGATTGCAATCCTGGGTGGGACTCAAGAAACACGACGGATTATTTAAGTGGAGCGACGCAACACCTGCA GGCAAGATCGAGTGGGTCCCAGAGAGGCCGGCCGGACGGGGTGACTGCGCTGCCTTGTCGCTGACTGGAAAACATGAGGACCAGCCCTGCACCGATATTCAGCCATTCATCTGTAAAAAAG CCAAGGTCCAAGACTCTCTTCTTCCTCCGCCGCCAG GCCAGAGTGCAAAGTGCGGCAGGTGGGAGGATCGACCCTCctccgacttctgctacctgatccaACACAGGCCAACCAAGGCCTGGAAGGCGGCGCGGGACGACTGCCTTCGCCACGGAGGCGACCTGCTCAGTATCACCGACTCACATGAACAGGCCTTCATACAAA GTCTGTACATTTTTCTGCCGAGcgctccctctctgtggttgggcgtcaacaacaacatcaCGAAAGACGTCAGCGGGTGGACTGACGGATCCCCGTTGGGTTACGTCGTCATGGACGAAG ATGACCCCGGTGACCCCTCCGGTGCGTCCTGTCTTTCCCTGCTCACAAGGACCGGCCGCTGGAAGTTTGACGATTGCCCGAAGAAGAgaggctacatctgcaagaaaCGAG GAATTATTCCAAAACCGCCGCAGCAACCTCATGACG cattgaTGGATCCCGAGGCATCATGTGACGCCAAAAACGGATGGAATCCTCACGGCTccaactgctacaagaaggtggagacccccaacggttggctgggggctcgtcaggactgcctctgggagggcggcgacctggtctccatcTCCTCGTTCTACGAGGAAAGCTTTGTGAAGAAGCAAATGGGCGACAAGCCCTTttggatcggactctccaatctg GACTGCAACAAGGACTGGTGTCAGTTTTTTGAAGAGGGGGAAAAGAAGCTGACTTGGTCCGACACCGGTGTGACCCCGGTCTACGCCAACAGGGACTCGCGTCAAGACGGAAG CTCCAACATTGAGGCCTGcgcgtacgtcaaccaaggtgtgcacTCCTCCAGTCAGCCTGGCAAGTGGAGACATGGCTCGTGCGGATCCTCACTGGCGTACATGTGCAAGCGGTCGCCCGACA ACTGCCCGGAGGGACAGCtgtgttcctacaaagactACGTATTGGACTACCATCGcgtggaga CTTCCTACTGCGACCCTGGCGACTTCCTGTACAAGGGCTCTTGCTATCACtttgggaggatggagcgcactTGGGAGGATGCCGAGAAGTTCTGCCAAGAATCGAAAGGTCACCTGGCCAGCGTCCTCTCATGGGACGAGGGCAAATTCTTGGCTG CTCACGCGCCGTATGTAGGAGGATTGCAATCTtgggtgggactcaagaagaacAAGGACAACTTTGAGTGGAGCGATGCAACACCTGCA GGCAAGATCGAGTGGGTCCCAAACAGGCCGGCCGGACGGGGTGACTGCGTTGCCTTGTCGCAGACTGGAAAACTTGAGGACTGGCCCTGCACCAATATTCAGCCATTCATCTGTAAAGAAG CCAAGGTCCAAGACTTTGTTCTTCCTCCGCCGGCAG GCCGGAGTgcaaagtgcggctggtggctggagCGACCCTCctccgacttctgctacctgattcaACGCAAGCGCACCAAGACTTGGGAGGAGGCGCGAGACGACTGCCTTCGCCACGGAGGCGACCTGCTCAGTATCGCCGACTCACATGAACAGGCCTTCATACAAA TTACCTCCAAAGTTATGTACACTGCTCTGCCGAGcgctccctctctgtggttgggcgtcAACAACAACATCGCGAAAGACGGCAGCGAGTGGACTGACGGATCCCCGTTGGGTTACGTCGTCATGGACGAAG ATGACTCCGGTGACCTCTCTGGTGCATCCTGTCTTTCCCTGCTCACAAGCAACGGCCGCTGGAGGTTTGACGATTGCCAGAAGAAGAGAGGCTACATGTGCAAGAAACGAG GAAACAGTCCAAAACCGCCGCAGCCTCATGACG GCTTTAAGGAGATCCTTGTCTGCAACAAGCATTCTGCTGACCTCGTGTGTGAGGCTGAGGGTCAGAAGCAAAGCCGCATCAGCATCCAGTCCGCCTTTTACGGTCGGCGGAGTGACGACGTTTGCCAGGAGGACGCCGACTCAAACGACGACTACTCATTGGACTACGACGACTCATTGGGAAACG AGGACACCTGCTCAGTGGAAGGCATCGTCCCTCGCTACAGGAAACTGTGCAACAGCCAGCAAAAATGCCACattgagcttttggaggacgaGTCCTGCCCTGCCCCCTCCAACTATCTGCAGATGGTCTATAGCTGTGAACAGAAAG TGTGTCTCGACAGTCTGGGCATCGCCGACGGCAGCGTCGCGGACTCTTCCTTCAAAGCCTCCTCCTCAATGGAAGACGCCACCCCAGAAAAAGCCCGCCTCAACGGGGAGTCCTGCTGGAAGCCGTCAAAAAATG CCCTCGGCAGCTGGATCCTGGTGAACCTCGGCTACATGAGAAAGGTGACTGCGATCGTGACCCAGGGCTGTGATAGCACCGATACTCGCTCCTGGGACATCCCACTTGAGATGAGACTGAGCGTTGATAGGAAGAAGTGGACCAAACACCCGGACGGGAAG TTCATCGGCGGTGGGACTCATCTGCTTGAGAAGCCCGCGTTCGCTCAGTACGTCCGCATCCTGCCGCTGGAGAATCGTCCAGAATTTGGCCTCCGCTTTGACATCTTGGGATGCCCACATGAGG ATAAGACCACCTGTGCCAGAAAGTTCAACAGCCTCCGCATCACCGATTGGATGAC CTTCTACTGTCCACCGGGCTGTGCCAAATACTTTGTCGCTGGAACATTGGTCTACTCTGCG GACTCGCACATCTGCGCGGCCGCCATTCACGCCGGCGTCATCCGGAACGACATCGGAGGAGATTGTATTGTGATGAGAGCTCCCAAACAGCAAGTCTACACGAGCTCCACTGGGAACGGGATCACCTCCGGACA TTTGAACGACCCGCTGGGTGTGTCTCACACGTTTGCGGACGGGG AGCCCAGATGCGCGGCgcctgactgggaggagtttgccAGGTTCTGCTACAAAACGTTTGACGAGGAAAAGAACTGGGATGATGCGCAACTCGTCTGCCGTAGTCTTGGTGCCGAACTGGTGTCCATCCGCAGCGAGATGGAGCAGGCGTCAGTGAAAACTGTCTCCCACCTTG AAACCAGCGACATGTGGACCGGACTGAACGACCTGGCGCTTCCCGGCACGTTGGTGTGGTcggaccgccacaaggtgacctTCACCCACTGGGCCGCGGGAGAACCCATCCAGCGCGTCGGCCTCGACCAACACTGCGTGGCTGTGTTACGGCAG ACTGGAAGATGGAAGCGAATGTCCTGCGCCCAAGTCAACAGCTTCATGTGCAAAATGCCCACAGCGCATTTTCCAATTGCCTCACCGGAGCCACAGGTGGCGCCGTAG